One genomic region from Lathamus discolor isolate bLatDis1 chromosome 21, bLatDis1.hap1, whole genome shotgun sequence encodes:
- the LOC136003381 gene encoding uncharacterized protein LOC136003381, with amino-acid sequence MAAAPTELTPPLTALTPPPKALTPPPARGARRERTRHLRSNQHRKWRYGNSRNPGVGEASDVSSQRASVTALTLLHVGPPLRGGLALAVAPPPVPGPGSRRALLPAAWPLPAADTARQPEQARPAPAARPESRCGPAVRDPPPPAPPRDPTALQRRPRAAEQGPSVGETRPRCAHPVPGAAVTPRPIASRTAPVPGLTMRERLVVLLCALARRRTGGRRAMPGPGAWDGQQRRAWLRHYYSQRQKRLMTLLIARRRRTSCYFYPRAWPGVRGADWWERVVLKEFSPRDWLEKFRMSKETFFYICNQLRPGLAPHSAHFHPTLPLEKRVAVALWHLATNVEYQTLSPLFGVGPSTVQTCVREVSYAVVLLLKPLYLRLPNEKELENMVRIFRTRWGFPHCIGALDSLHIPIHPPLRLSADYCNGQGWHSILTQATVDGLGQFWDVSTAFPGSMENSAVLESSSLWVLAKEGRLCPNPPKHFMGKAQKYVLLGDATYPLQDWILKPYQEDETLTQRQLQFNYRLKRAHSVIENAFLRLKARWQILLKCDDCSLELLPTLVLACCILHNVCEAHDNPFNQEWLEGTEPTELPKPCQPAPTAMEDGRAEQVRELMCQYFESCGEGRSGEG; translated from the exons ATGGCTGCCGCTCCCACAGAGCTGACCCCGCCCCTCACGGCATTGACCCCGCCCCCCAAAGCGCTGACCCCGCCCCCCGCGCGCGGGGCACGAAGGGAGCGCACCCGTCACCTCCGTTCGAATCAACACAGGAAGTGGCGCTATGGCAACAGCCGCAACCCCGGTGTGGGAGAAGCGTCTGACGTCAGCTCTCAGCGCGCTAGCGTCACGGCGCTGACGTTGTTGCACGTAGGCCCCCCGTTACGGGGCGGCCTGGCGCTGGCGGTGGCCCCTCCGCCCGTGCCGGGGCCGGGATCCCGGCGTGCTCTGCTCCCCGCGGCTTGGCCCCTGCCCGCTGCGGACACCGCGCGGCAGCCCGAACaggcccgccccgccccggcagCACGGCCCGAATCCCGGTGCGGTCCCGCGGTGCGGGACCCGCCTCCTCCAGCGCCGCCCCGAGATCCCACCGCGCTCCAGAGGCGTCCCCGGGCGGCAGAGCAGGGGCCCAGCGTGGGCGAGACCCGGCCGCGCTGTGCCCACCCCGTCCCCGGTGCCGCCGTGACCCCGCGGCCGATCGCCTCGCGCACGGCCCCCGTTCCCGGTTTGACCATGCGGGAGCGGCTCGTGGTGCTGCTGTGCGCGCTGGCGCGGCGGCGGACGGGCGGGCGGCGCGCCATGCCCGGCCCCGGCGCCTGGGACGGGCAGCAGCGGCGGGCCTGGCTCCGGCACTACTACAGCCAGCGGCAGAAGCGGCTCATGACG CTCCTGATCGCTCGCCGAAGGAGAACCAGCTGCTACTTCTACCCCCGCGCTTGGCCCGGTGTCAGGGGCGCAGACTGGTGGGAGCGGGTGGTGCTGAAGGAGTTCAGTCCCCGGGACTGGCTGGAGAAGTTCCGGATGTCCAAGGAGACCTTCTTCTACATCTGCAACCAGCTGCGTCCTGGGCTGGCTCCGCATAGCGCCCACTTCCACCCCACCCTGCCCCTGGAGAAGAGGGTGGCCGTGGCCCTGTGGCACTTGGCCACCAATGTGGAGTACCAAACTCTGAGCCCTCTCTTTGGTGTGGGGCCCTCCACGGTGCAGACGTGTGTGCGAGAGGTGAGCTATGCTGTTGTCTTGCTGCTGAAGCCCCTCTACCTCCGGCTACCCAACgagaaggagctggagaacaTGGTGCGCATCTTCCGTACCCGCTGGGGCTTCCCACACTGCATCGGTGCCCTGGACAGCCTTCACATCCCCATCCACCCTCCCCTGCGCCTCAGTGCTGACTACTGCAATGGCCAGGGCTGGCATTCCATCCTTACACAGGCCACTGTGGACGGGCTGGGCCAGTTTTGGGATGTCTCCACTGCTTTCCCTGGCAGCATGGAGAACAGTGCAGTACTGGAGAGCTCCAGCCTGTGGGTGCTGGCCAAGGAGGGCCGGCTGTGCCCCAACCCTCCCAAGCACTTCATGGGGAAGGCACAGAAGTACGTGCTGCTGGGTGATGCCACCTATCCTTTGCAAGACTGGATTCTCAAGCCCTACCAGGAGGATGAGACCCTCACTCAGCGGCAGCTGCAGTTCAACTACCGCCTGAAGCGGGCGCACAGCGTGATCGAGAATGCTTTCCTGCGCCTGAAGGCACGCTGGCAGATCCTCCTCAAGTGTGATGActgcagcctggagctgctgcccacCCTTGTCCTTGCCTGCTGCATCCTGCACAACGTCTGCGAAGCCCATGACAACCCCTTCAACCAGGAGTGGCTGGAGGGCACCGAGCCCACCGAGCTGCCCAAGCCCTGCCAGCCTGCACCCACTGCCATGGAGGATGGACGGGCCGAGCAAGTGCGGGAGCTCATGTGCCAGTACTTCGAGAGCTGTGGGGAGGGAAGATCTGGGGAGGGATGA
- the SMIM24 gene encoding small integral membrane protein 24, which translates to MLRTWQPLSLLVLLMLAATAWGQDGIGPKELQPWLVGLTAIVVFLFIVFILLLVNRLWKLRMRRKQGGLQDTPRITRLERTGCVNLAAEKGSGEESDSEGQKKATPL; encoded by the exons ATGCTGAGGACTTGGCAACCCCTCTCCCTCCTGGTCCTGCTCATGCTCGCCGCCACCGCCTGGGGACAGGACG gCATTGGCCccaaggagctgcagccctggctcgTCGGCCTCACAGCCATCGTCGTCTTCCTCTTCATCgtcttcatcctcctcctcgtCAACCGGCTCTGGAAGCTCCGGATGCGCAG GAAGCAGGGCGGCCTCCAGGACACCCCGCGGATCACCAG GCTGGAGCGCACCGGCTGCGTCAACCTGGCGGCTGAGAAGGGCAGCGGCGAGGAGAGCGACAGCGAAGGGCAAAAGAAAGCCACGCCGCTGTGA
- the DOHH gene encoding deoxyhypusine hydroxylase: MLMAEEVNAVGRALVDTAQPLPARFRALFTLRNLGGPAAVAWIGSAFGDASVLLKHELAYCLGQMQDEAAIPVLVRVLQDTSQEPMVRHEAGEALGAIGNPDVLDILKCYSEDPVVEVAETCQLAVRRLEWLQENKQDLGSSPYLSVDPAPPAEETDVTKLRETLLDESRPLFDRYRAMFALRNVGGRAAVLALADGLRCGSALFRHEIGYVLGQMQDEACVPQLTAALCSLTESPMVRHECAEALGSIAHPSCLQTLRTFTCDAERVVRESCEVALDMFEYQSGDQFQYADGLCRLQASA; encoded by the exons ATGCTGATGGCGGAGGAGGTGAACGCCGTGGGCCGGGCCCTGGTGGACACGGCCCAGCCGCTGCCCGCCCGGTTCCGGGCCCTCTTCACCTTGCGCAACTTGGGCGGCCCCGCGGCCGTGGCCTGGATCGGCAGCGCCTTCGGGGACGCCTCTGTGCTACTGAAGCACGAGCTGGCCTATTGCCTGGGGCAGATGCAGGACGAAGCGGCCATCCCAGTGCTTGTCCGTGTACTGCAGGACACCAGCCAGGAGCCCATGGTCAGGCATGAGGCCG GTGAAGCCCTGGGTGCTATTGGGAATCCTGATGTGCTGGATATCCTGAAATGCTATTCAGAGGATCCCGTGGTTGAG GTGGCTGAGACATGTCAGTTGGCAGTGAGGAGACTGGAATGGCTGCAGGAGAACAAGCAGGATCTAGGCAGCAGCCCATACCTCTCTGTGGATCCTGCTCCACCTGCAGAGGAGACAGATGTCACCAAACTCCGTGAGACCCTCCTGGATGAGTCCCGGCCGCTGTTCGACCGCTACAGGGCCATGTTTGCCCTGCGGAACGTGGGGGGCCGTGCCGCTGTGCTGGCACTGGCGGATG GACTGCGCTGTGGCAGCGCCCTGTTCCGCCACGAGATCGGTTACGTGCTGGGCCAGATGCAGGATGAGGCCTGTGTCCCGCAGCTGACGGCTGCGCTGTGCAGCCTCACCGAGAGCCCCATGGTGCGCCACGAGTGCGCCGAGGCGCTGGGCTCCATAGCAcacccctcctgcctgcagacCCTGCGCACCTTCACTTGCGACGCGGAGCGTGTGGTGCGCGAGAGCTGCGAGGTGGCCCTGGACATGTTCGAGTACCAGAGCGGGGACCAGTTCCAGTATGCTGATGGGCTTTGCAGGCTGCAGGCCTCGGCCTGA